From Candidatus Binataceae bacterium:
TGGCCGGCATTTATTTGTCGGACGTGATCCACATGGGGATTACGCACGGCGCGTTGGACTATAAGCCATGGTTCATCAAGACACTGGTACTGCTCAACAACACGGTCGGCATCTACGTCGATCCGGTCAGCTGGGTCAATCGCCATCGCAATCATCACCGCTTCGCCGATCACCCCGGCGATCCGAACAAGCTTTCCGCCGACGGGTTCTGGAAGACTGCGTATCTATGCCTTCTGCCGTACCGCTGCGAACAGGACATGGCTCGCGACGCCGTCCTGAAGTCCTGGCCTTTTCCGATGGTGGGCCACCCGCTGTTCGCGGTTTTGGCGCAAGTCATCAGCTTTGGCGTAGTTTGGGCGCTGGTGCGCGACGGTGAGTTCGCATTCGTGCTGTGGGCGGGTATCCGCGTGTTCGCGCTATGGGTGAACCTGATCCAGAATTACTGGACCCACGATCGACGCTTCGGTACGCGCCGATACGACGATCCGGGCGACAACGCGATGAACGTCGGCGAATGGTTGCCGGTCATGGCCACTTTCAGTGCCTGCCTGCAAAACAATCATCATCACTATCCGCATCTGTTGCGGCTTTCCCATGCCGACGATGAGTTCGACTTCGGCTTCATGACGGTGAAGGCCATGGCGGCACTGGGCCTGGTCAGGCCCTCGAAGACAGGCACCGTAAGACCGGTGGACCTGGCCGATTTGGAACTCAGTCTCTAGGCCACGCGCTATCGGCCCATGAACGGGTCGATGAATTGCCTGAAGAACCCGGGACGGACCGATGTGCCGCTCAAGCCATAGCTCTTGGGCCATTGATCCTTGGGAAAATGGCAGGTGCCGAAGATGCGATCGATCCACGGAAAATGGATGGCGAAGTTGCAGTCGATGGCTTCTTCTTGCGCGGAGTGATGCCAGTGATGGTAACGCGGCGTAACCAGGTAGTTCTCCAGCCACACGGTGCGCGGGCGAAAATCGAGGTGCGAAAACGTGGCGTGGAAAGACACGAACAGGATATAGCCGATGATCGCGCCTTGCGAAAAGCCGCAGAGCGCCAGCGGAATCATGATCAAGCCGCGCGTCACGACAATATCGAAAAAGTGCGAGCGCGAGCCGGCAATCCAATCCATGGTGCGGATCGAGTGATGCACGGCGTGGAAGCGCCAAAGCACGGGAATCTTGTGGAACATCCGATGCACGGCGTACTGCGCCAGATCCGCGACAAGAATGACCGCCAAGAGCTGGACGACGAACGGCCAATTACGGACGTAGGCCTGAAGTTGCGGGATCGCCAGCCACGGAGCAGCCAATGCCGCGGGCAGCAGCATCAGGAAATTGATCAGTTGCGACGGCAGGTGCGTCGCAATGAAATAGAAGGCATCCGTGGTCCACTCGGCGCGGAAGGTTCCCTGACCGGGGTGCAGCGGCCAAATCCGCTCGAGCGGAACGAAGACGATGGTCATCACGAACAGATCCAAGACGAACCAGTCCAAACCTATTCCCGTCTTGGTTGCAACTTCCTGCGGCAACGGCACCCCTCCGCCGCCCAAGGCCAGCGCCGCAACGGCAAGGGCCGCGCCGGTGAGCGCCAGAACCTTGCGCTCACGGAGCACAGCCGAGAGCGCGGCTAACACGAAGGCGGCGAAGATGATTCCCTGGATGAGCGGCCGTATCAAACCCATGGGATAGTGGGCGCGGGCTTCGGGCAACGTCAGGAGCGCGGGAAAGCGCAGGCACAGCACCGCGCCCAAGGCCAACAACCCGAGGAAGACAGCGCTGACTCCGCTCACCCAGCCGCTGCCGAGATGCACCGGCTCCGCATCACCGAATGTTTTGCGAAAGAATTCGTCGGAC
This genomic window contains:
- a CDS encoding sterol desaturase family protein, yielding MSDEFFRKTFGDAEPVHLGSGWVSGVSAVFLGLLALGAVLCLRFPALLTLPEARAHYPMGLIRPLIQGIIFAAFVLAALSAVLRERKVLALTGAALAVAALALGGGGVPLPQEVATKTGIGLDWFVLDLFVMTIVFVPLERIWPLHPGQGTFRAEWTTDAFYFIATHLPSQLINFLMLLPAALAAPWLAIPQLQAYVRNWPFVVQLLAVILVADLAQYAVHRMFHKIPVLWRFHAVHHSIRTMDWIAGSRSHFFDIVVTRGLIMIPLALCGFSQGAIIGYILFVSFHATFSHLDFRPRTVWLENYLVTPRYHHWHHSAQEEAIDCNFAIHFPWIDRIFGTCHFPKDQWPKSYGLSGTSVRPGFFRQFIDPFMGR
- a CDS encoding fatty acid desaturase yields the protein MKSYNAIGFAILLLSVAAAALFAPAALGPWTGAGIGILYILFVWFLAGIYLSDVIHMGITHGALDYKPWFIKTLVLLNNTVGIYVDPVSWVNRHRNHHRFADHPGDPNKLSADGFWKTAYLCLLPYRCEQDMARDAVLKSWPFPMVGHPLFAVLAQVISFGVVWALVRDGEFAFVLWAGIRVFALWVNLIQNYWTHDRRFGTRRYDDPGDNAMNVGEWLPVMATFSACLQNNHHHYPHLLRLSHADDEFDFGFMTVKAMAALGLVRPSKTGTVRPVDLADLELSL